From one Neovison vison isolate M4711 chromosome 1, ASM_NN_V1, whole genome shotgun sequence genomic stretch:
- the LOC122895517 gene encoding spindle and kinetochore-associated protein 2-like, producing the protein MEVEVNKLELMKNPVTLIKELSAIGSRYQTLHARFKPIPAEQKETKNRICATVNKTMTMIQELQKQTDLELSPLSKEEQTAAEQLKSFMSDV; encoded by the coding sequence ATGGAGGTGGAGGTCAATAAGCTGGAACTGATGAAAAATCCAGTTACACTCATAAAGGAATTGTCAGCAATAGGATCTCGATATCAAACTTTGCATGCACGCTTTAAACCAattcctgcagagcagaaagagaCTAAGAACCGCATTTGTGCTACTGTCAATAAGACTATGACTATGATACAAGAGCTACAAAAGCAAACAGACCTGGAGCTGTCACCACTGAGTAAAGAAGAGCAAACTGCGGCAGAACAATTAAAATCTTTCATGTCAGACGTATGA